The following proteins are encoded in a genomic region of Triticum dicoccoides isolate Atlit2015 ecotype Zavitan chromosome 1B, WEW_v2.0, whole genome shotgun sequence:
- the LOC119329324 gene encoding uncharacterized protein LOC119329324 isoform X2, protein MVLRSGPYGLQHLQGRIAGVDTMEQFLVLWLEHSLIFARVWVSQEQWDVNLPCAAAVHQGARQLRHVHSTLKDELLLLLMLAPCCRVIVVPVGPLVLWSVCEIVSAFLMSCFDDVLRRSAQ, encoded by the exons ATGGTGCTCCGATCTGGTCCCTATG GCCTGCAACATTTACAGGGGAGGATTGCAGGTGTCGATACGATGGAGCAATTTCTGGTTTTGTGGTTGGAGCATAGCCTCATTTTCGCAAGAGTTTGGG TTTCTCAAGAACAATGGGATGTTAATCTTCCATGCGCAGCGGCGGTGCATCAAGGTGCAAGGCAGCTGCGACATGTTCATAGTACGCTAAAGGATGAGCTCCTACTTTTGCTGATGCTAGCTCCTTGCTGCAG AGTCATTGTGGTGCCTGTTGGGCCTTTGGTGTTGTGGAGTGTCTGCGAGATCGTTTCTGCATTCCTCATGTCATG CTTTGATGATGTGTTGAGGCGGTCTGCTCAGT GA
- the LOC119329324 gene encoding uncharacterized protein LOC119329324 isoform X1 gives MVLRSGPYGLQHLQGRIAGVDTMEQFLVLWLEHSLIFARVWVSQEQWDVNLPCAAAVHQGARQLRHVHSTLKDELLLLLMLAPCCRVIVVPVGPLVLWSVCEIVSAFLMSCFDDVLRRSAQCKNK, from the exons ATGGTGCTCCGATCTGGTCCCTATG GCCTGCAACATTTACAGGGGAGGATTGCAGGTGTCGATACGATGGAGCAATTTCTGGTTTTGTGGTTGGAGCATAGCCTCATTTTCGCAAGAGTTTGGG TTTCTCAAGAACAATGGGATGTTAATCTTCCATGCGCAGCGGCGGTGCATCAAGGTGCAAGGCAGCTGCGACATGTTCATAGTACGCTAAAGGATGAGCTCCTACTTTTGCTGATGCTAGCTCCTTGCTGCAG AGTCATTGTGGTGCCTGTTGGGCCTTTGGTGTTGTGGAGTGTCTGCGAGATCGTTTCTGCATTCCTCATGTCATG CTTTGATGATGTGTTGAGGCGGTCTGCTCAGTGTAAGAACAAATAG
- the LOC119329324 gene encoding uncharacterized protein LOC119329324 isoform X3 yields MVLRSGPYGLQHLQGRIAGVDTMEQFLVLWLEHSLIFARVWVSQEQWDVNLPCAAAVHQGARQLRHVHSTLKDELLLLLMLAPCCRVIVVPVGPLVLWSVCEIVSAFLMSW; encoded by the exons ATGGTGCTCCGATCTGGTCCCTATG GCCTGCAACATTTACAGGGGAGGATTGCAGGTGTCGATACGATGGAGCAATTTCTGGTTTTGTGGTTGGAGCATAGCCTCATTTTCGCAAGAGTTTGGG TTTCTCAAGAACAATGGGATGTTAATCTTCCATGCGCAGCGGCGGTGCATCAAGGTGCAAGGCAGCTGCGACATGTTCATAGTACGCTAAAGGATGAGCTCCTACTTTTGCTGATGCTAGCTCCTTGCTGCAG AGTCATTGTGGTGCCTGTTGGGCCTTTGGTGTTGTGGAGTGTCTGCGAGATCGTTTCTGCATTCCTCATGTCATG GTAG
- the LOC119329321 gene encoding probable beta-1,3-galactosyltransferase 12, with translation MPLHHPKHRHHHNEDVLPYHRSDDEAKPRRPYVPSSFPSSPASAAPPHRFLLLFAVVCLLLAVASLSFAVSVSRRPVPLQSPPDSVAFRCGRAEDSLRSFLASSGNYSAGDREKVLAVVGVHTELGSAARRAALRATWFPPNPEGVVSLEHGFGLSFRFVIGRTKDKEKMADLQKEVDMYHDFLFIDADEGKKPPEKMLAYFKAAYDMFHAEFYVKADDTIYLRPDRLAALLAKDRLHHRTYIGCMKKGPVVSDPNMKWYESSYGLLGNEYFMHASGSLYALSSEVVGAIATTNNDSLRMFDYEDVTIGSWMLAMNVNHEDNRAMCDSTCTPSSIAVWDSKTCSGSCDPIEKIKELHNTTLCSKSPTLPPELEEEE, from the exons ATGCCGCTCCACCACCCGAAGCACCGCCATCACCACAACGAAGACGTCCTCCCCTACCACCGCTCCGACGACGAGGCCAAGCCGCGGCGCCCATACGTCCCCTCCAGCTTCCCCTCCTCACctgcctccgccgctcccccccaccgcttcctcctcctcttcgccgtcgtctgcCTCCTACTCGCCGTGGCCTCCCTCTCCTTCGCCGTGTCCGTTAGCCGCCGCCCTGTGCCACTCCAGTCGCCCCCCGACTCCGTCGCCTTCCGCTGTGGCCGCGCCGAGGACTCCCTACGCTCCTTCCTCGCCTCCTCCGGGAACTACTCAGCCGGCGACAGAGAAAAGGTGCTCGCTGTCGTTGGCGTCCACACTGAGCTCGGATCCGCCGCCCGCCGTGCTGCGCTCCGTGCCACCTGGTTCCCGCCAAACCCTGAAGGCGTCGTAAG TTTGGAACATGGATTTGGTTTATCTTTTAGGTTTGTCATTGGAAGGACGAAGGACAAAGAAAAAATGGCAGATCTTCAGAAAGAGGTAGACATGTATCATGACTTTTTGTTTATTGATGCTGATGAGGGTAAGAAGCCCCCAGAGAAGAT GTTAGCATATTTCAAAGCAGCTTATGACATGTTCCACGCAGAATTTTACGTCAAAGCTGATGATACTATCTATCTGCGCCCAG ATAGACTTGCTGCTCTCCTTGCAAAGGACCGACTTCATCACCGGACTTATATTGGTTGCATGAAGAAGGGACCGGTTGTCAGTGATCCGAATATGAAATG GTATGAAAGTTCATATGGATTATTAGGTAATGAGTACTTCATGCATGCATCTGGTTCACTGTATGCTCTTTCTTCAGAAGTGGTGGGAGCTATAGCTACTACAAACAATGATAG TTTAAGGATGTTTGATTATGAGGATGTTACTATTGGCTCATGGATGCTTGCCATGAATGTAAATCATGAAGACAACCGTGCAATGTGTGATTCCACATGCACTCCCAGCTCCATTGCTGTATGGGACAGCAAGACATGTTCAG GCTCTTGTGACCCCATTGAGAAAATAAAGGAGCTGCACAACACAACTTTGTGCTCAAAAAGCCCAACATTACCGCCTGAACTGGAGGAGGAAGAGTAG